GGAACCTGCTGTCGAATGCGGTGAAGTTCACGCCGGCCGGCGGCATGGTGCAGGTGATGCTGGGCCGCGACGGCGACGACATCGTGATCCGCGTGGTCGATTCCGGCATCGGCATCGCGCCCGATTTCCTGCCGCATGTGTTCGACCGCTTCCGTCAGCAGGACGCGTCGATCAGCCGCAAGCACGGCGGCCTGGGCCTGGGCCTGTCGATCGCACGGCAGCTGGTCGAACTGCATGGCGGGACCATCGCCGTCTCCAGCCAGGGCACGCATGCCGGCACCACCTTCACCGTGCGCCTGCCGCTGGCCGCGCCGGAAGCCGTGACGCCGGCGCCGCCCGAACCGGCCGTCGCCGCCGCCGCCCCGGCGGGGCAGGGCGAGCTGGCCGGCGTCAAGGTGCTGCTGGTGGACGATGCGCCGGACACCCTCGACGTGCTGCAGCAGATCCTGCAGCACAGCGGCGCGTCCATCATGGCCGCGCCGAATGCGGGGACGGCCCTCGCACTGCTGGAGCGCGAGCGGCCGGACGTGATCGTCAGCGACATCGGCATGCCCGACGTCGACGGTTTCGAGCTGATGCGCCGCATCCGGCGCCGTTCGGAAGGCGCCGGCGGCGCCATCCCGGCCATCGCCCTGACCGCGTTCACGCGCCAGGACGACCGCAGCAAGGCGCTGCAGGCCGGCTTCGACGACTACCTCGCCAAGCCGGTCGAACCGGGCTCGCTGGTGGCCCACATCGTGCAGGCGGTGGGCCAGCGCGGCGCCGCGGAAACCACGGCCAGCGTGTAGCGGCTTCCTGCGCCGATCCTGTCACTGCAGGTCGATCCGGCCGTACTGGCCGTGCGCCTCGTCGGCGGGACCGGCCGCGAAGAACAGGGTATTGGTCGGCTGGTTGCTGACGCCGTTGCCGAAGGCGATGCCCCACAGGCCGTCGATGACGATCGGCGTGTGGTCGGCCTTCGACAGCGTGCCGGCGAACTCGCCGCTGTCGGCCTTGTAGGCATTGATTTTTCCATCGCCAAAATTTCCCACCAGCAGCATGTTGCTGGCGTCGCCGAAGTTGGCCGGCGCCATCGCCATGCCCCAGGGCGCGTTCAGCGCGCCGCCGGTGACGAGGCGCCGCACCAGCACGCCGCTGGCCTCGAAGACGTCGACGATGCCGCGTCCGTCGCCCTTGGTCTCGTCGATGCTGCCGGCCGTGCGCAGCGCATAGGCCACGTAGATGCGGCCGCCGAGGGCCTGGATGCCGAAGGGCGCGTAGCCGGCAGGCAGGTTCGGGTCGGTGAAGTTGCCGGGCAGGGCCGCCCGGCGCCAGTTGCTGTCGTAGACGTCGACCACGCCGTTGCGGAAGTCGGCCGCATACACATAGTTGACGCCGCCGAAGCTGGCGATCGCCAGGCCCTTGTACACCGCGCCGCCGGCGCCGTTATCGACCGCCACGATCGCGTTGGTGCGGTTGACCCCCGGCGACCAGCCCGACAGCGTGCCGTTCTCGGCGGCGAAGATGAAGGCGCTGTTGCCGCTTGCGCCGTTCTGCGTCACCTGGAAGCCGGGGTTGCCGTTGAAGACGATGCCGGTCGGGCTGGCGGTGGCGCCGCTGGCGCCGGGCGGGATCGCGACCACCAGGGTCTGCGGCACGCCATTGCCGTCATACAGGGTCGAGGTCGCGCTGCCGTTGTTCGCCACCCAGACGAAGCCGGTCGGGTTGAACGCGATCCCCCAGGCGTTGACGAGCTTGGCATCCGTATGGTCCGCAGCGGTGCCGACGTCGCCCACCAGCGAGCGCGTGGCGAAGGTGCTGGCGATGCTGGGCGTGACGGCCACCGGCGGCATGGTCGGCGTCGAGCCGCCGCCATCGCCGCCGCCGCCGCCGCAGGATACGAGGGCGGCAGCCAGGCTGACGCCGAACAGGCCGGCCCTGAGGCAGGCGGTCGCTCTGGAATGGATGCTCATGATTGCTCCTGTCAGGACAGTCAAAGGAAGGGCATCCGTTAATGCCAGTGTGGACCTTGGAAGTTCAAATAAGTTCAATCAAAAGCGGATGCTGGCGCTGCCGCTCAGGGCGTGGGCGCGCGGTGCGCCGTCGTCCGCGCGCAGCAGGGTCTGCAGGCCGACCTGCACGGTGCAGTCGCCGATGGTGGACGCCAGGCCGATGCGCAGGTCGGCCCGGTTATGCGACTCGGCATAGCCGCCCAAGCCGTGCAGCAGGCCGGCATGGAAGGTCAGCCTGAGCTGCTCGTCGAGGGGCTGGAAGGCGTTCAGGTCGAGGTAGGCGGTGCGCTCCCCGCCGTAGTAGGCCGGCGACAGGAACAGGCGCGCGCTGGCGCGGTCCAGCGCCAGGCCGGCATGGAATTCGGTGTAGTCGTAGCGGTGGTCGCGCAGGAAGGCGCTGCGGCTGATGCCGGCATCCCAGCCCAGGCCGGAGGCCAGCCGGCCGGCGCGGCCGCCGTAGACGATCAGCTGCGTCTGGTCCCGCTCGCCCAGCGTCGCCGGCGAGGCGAAGCCGCCCGCATACCAGCCGTTTTCCAGGTCATGGTCGATGCGCAATTGCAGGGCTGGATGGCCGGCGCTCAGGGAGATACCGCGCACCGTGTACTCGGACACCAGCGCCAGGCTGCCGCTGGTCTGCGCAGCGGCCGGCGCGGCCGTACAGGCAAGACAAAGGCAGGCGACGGCGCGCACGCCGCGGGCTAAGGGGATGCATTGGCTGTCGCGGCGGCGGTCGTTCGGCATTGGCACACGCATGCTCCGGCGGCGCGAGCAATGGTCGCGCATGCGTCTATGCTACCAGCTTGCTCCCGTCCAGTACCGGCATCGTGCGCGACCCGGACCGTACGCGGCGCGGACGCGAGCATGCCCCGCAGCTGACGCGGCGTGGCGCCGGGACGCAGTTCGCTCACCAGCGCGGCCAGCCCGGCCACCTGCGCCGCCGCGTACGAGGAGCCGGACACCAGACCCCAGCGCGCGCCCGGCAAGGTAGCCGGGATGTCGGCGCCCGGCGCCCGGACGGCCCCGGCCGGCAGGAAACGCCGGTCGTCTTCCTGCGTCACCGCGATCACGCCGGGGTGCGAGGCGGGGAAGCCGCCGTCGGCGCGCTGCGGGTCGACCGCGGCGATCACCGCCATGTCGCGCGCCAGGGCGGCGTCGATCAGGCTCTGCAGCAGGCGGTCCGCCGGCCCGCCCAGGCTGAGGTTGATGATCCGGGCGCCGTTCAGCAGTGCGAAATGCAGGGCCTTGCCGAGCGTGAAGCTGTTGCAGAGGGTGTCATGGCGCACGGTCTCCCAGCAGGCGCGCAGCGCCATCAGCCTGGCCTGCGGCGCGATGCCGGCGATGCCGAGTCCATTGCCGGCGAGCGCGGCGATGATGCCGGCCACCGCGGTGCCATGCGCTTCGGCGGCGTCGGGCACGGTGTCGACGAAGTTCTGGCGCAGCGCGAGCTGCCCGGCCAGGTCCGGATGGCCGCCGTCGACGCCGCTGTCGATCACCGCCACCGTCACCTTGCGCCCGGTGCTGATGCGCTGCAACTCGGAAAGGCGCCAGGTGCGCGCGGCCGGCTGCATCGGATACAGCGGGTCGGCGCCGCCCGCCAGCCCGTGGTAGGCATTGACGGCCTGGGCCCAGGCCACGCGCGGATCGTGGGCCAGCGCATCGAGCACGCGCTCGAGCGGGACGCCGCTCCCATCTTCCATCACGAAGCAGTCGATGCCGATCGCCGGCATCGGCCAGTCGTCCACCACCGTCAGGCCATGGGCGGCCGCCAGTTCGCTGGCCTGGCGGCGCCGCGCGGCGCGGGTGGCGTCGTCGGCATAGCCGCCGCCATAGCTGCTGTCCGGCCGGAAGTGCTGGGGCGGCATGCGCAGCATCACCAGCACCTGGCGCGAGGGCGCCGCCTGTCCTTCCCGGTCCTGGGCGCCGCAGGGCAGGGCGCAGCAGGCCAGCAGCAGCGACAGCAGGGCGGCGAACAGGCGTTTCAAGGCCGGCCCTCCGCGCCGAGCGTTTCGGCAAGCACGACGGCGGGTTCGGCGCGCAGCCGGGGCAGGGCGCGGGCCGCGTCGCCGCCTTCCGGCAGCGCGAGCAGCCAGGCGTCGGCGGCGGTCGGGCCGCCCACCACGCGGGCGCCGCTGGCCCGCACGATGCGGCGCAGTTCGCGTTCCGGCGTCTCCGGGCGGAACACGACCACGAGGCCGGCCTCGGCGACGGCCGGCGCCCCGAGTCCGCGGTAGCGCGCGCCCTCGTCCGGACGCAGCAGCAGGGCCGCCAGCACCGCGATCAGGCAGCACTGCAGGGCCACGGCGACGCGCAGCCAGCTGCGGTCGTTGGCGGCGGGGGGCGTGTGGCGGCGTGCGGGCGCGTCGGCCGGCGTCGGGCCGGGCGGGGACGCGGCCGGCGCAGGCGGGGCGTCGAGACGCGGCAGCATGCGCGCCCAGGCGCGCTCGGGATCGCAGTCGGGCGCGGGTCCGGGGCCGGCGGCGCGCACCGCCTGCAGCAGCGCGAGATCGTCGCGGCAGCAGGCGCAGGCGCGCAGGTGGGCGCGCAGCCGCTCCTGCTCGGCGCCGCCCAGGGCGCCGTTGTCGAGCCAGGGCAGGGCTTCCTGCGCGTCCCGGTGCTCGCGGGCGAAGACGTCGTCGTCGAGGCTCATGTCCTGCCCTCCAGCTGCCTTCCCAGGCG
This window of the Massilia sp. WG5 genome carries:
- a CDS encoding TIGR03118 family protein, which translates into the protein MSIHSRATACLRAGLFGVSLAAALVSCGGGGGDGGGSTPTMPPVAVTPSIASTFATRSLVGDVGTAADHTDAKLVNAWGIAFNPTGFVWVANNGSATSTLYDGNGVPQTLVVAIPPGASGATASPTGIVFNGNPGFQVTQNGASGNSAFIFAAENGTLSGWSPGVNRTNAIVAVDNGAGGAVYKGLAIASFGGVNYVYAADFRNGVVDVYDSNWRRAALPGNFTDPNLPAGYAPFGIQALGGRIYVAYALRTAGSIDETKGDGRGIVDVFEASGVLVRRLVTGGALNAPWGMAMAPANFGDASNMLLVGNFGDGKINAYKADSGEFAGTLSKADHTPIVIDGLWGIAFGNGVSNQPTNTLFFAAGPADEAHGQYGRIDLQ
- a CDS encoding TorF family putative porin, whose amino-acid sequence is MPNDRRRDSQCIPLARGVRAVACLCLACTAAPAAAQTSGSLALVSEYTVRGISLSAGHPALQLRIDHDLENGWYAGGFASPATLGERDQTQLIVYGGRAGRLASGLGWDAGISRSAFLRDHRYDYTEFHAGLALDRASARLFLSPAYYGGERTAYLDLNAFQPLDEQLRLTFHAGLLHGLGGYAESHNRADLRIGLASTIGDCTVQVGLQTLLRADDGAPRAHALSGSASIRF
- a CDS encoding S8 family serine peptidase, with the protein product MKRLFAALLSLLLACCALPCGAQDREGQAAPSRQVLVMLRMPPQHFRPDSSYGGGYADDATRAARRRQASELAAAHGLTVVDDWPMPAIGIDCFVMEDGSGVPLERVLDALAHDPRVAWAQAVNAYHGLAGGADPLYPMQPAARTWRLSELQRISTGRKVTVAVIDSGVDGGHPDLAGQLALRQNFVDTVPDAAEAHGTAVAGIIAALAGNGLGIAGIAPQARLMALRACWETVRHDTLCNSFTLGKALHFALLNGARIINLSLGGPADRLLQSLIDAALARDMAVIAAVDPQRADGGFPASHPGVIAVTQEDDRRFLPAGAVRAPGADIPATLPGARWGLVSGSSYAAAQVAGLAALVSELRPGATPRQLRGMLASAPRTVRVAHDAGTGREQAGSIDACATIARAAGACVCQCRTTAAATANASP
- a CDS encoding zf-HC2 domain-containing protein — its product is MSLDDDVFAREHRDAQEALPWLDNGALGGAEQERLRAHLRACACCRDDLALLQAVRAAGPGPAPDCDPERAWARMLPRLDAPPAPAASPPGPTPADAPARRHTPPAANDRSWLRVAVALQCCLIAVLAALLLRPDEGARYRGLGAPAVAEAGLVVVFRPETPERELRRIVRASGARVVGGPTAADAWLLALPEGGDAARALPRLRAEPAVVLAETLGAEGRP